In the genome of Magnolia sinica isolate HGM2019 chromosome 2, MsV1, whole genome shotgun sequence, one region contains:
- the LOC131228195 gene encoding lysM domain receptor-like kinase 3, which translates to MAQITSLHLLLILLPTTLFTISHSNLSIKASLMYPFTCAQDSIQTCNASLYHISTGLKIEELATFYNTNTSQITPISHATNQDYLISVPCTCRDMNGTFGYFYDSTYNVSMGDTSTNVMDRIYNGQAWNGGDDGKLLVGNVVPIHLLCGCSNSPTVVTYTVQEQDTLAGIAELLSSSVDGIESLNGRMTQNPGFIDVGWVLFVPMEKVGVVTPKEGKRSNTPIIIGVVASVSVFLVAAGVAVVCFIRRNTSRQTVVQDPKIMGKTLSAKNMVSLHNQYLQRENMKDAAVFESERPVTFSLEEVEEATGNFDETRKIGEGGYGSVYFGILEAQELAIKKMKSSKSKEFFAELKVLCKVHHINVVELIGYACGEDHLYLVYEFVRNGSLNDHLHDPLLKGHQPLSWNARAQIALDAARGIEYIHDHTKAQYVHRDIKTSNILLDEGLRAKVGDFGLAKLVERSSEEDCFVTHLVGTPGYLPPESVRELQMTSKTDVFAFGVVLAELITGQRALIRDNREPNRMKSLTSIVYEIFRKEEPENALEAVIDGNLKDSYPIEEVYKMAEIAGWCLNEEPVNRPEMRDIVVMLSQIMVASVEWEASLGGKSQVFSGILNGR; encoded by the exons ATGGCCCAAATCACATCCCTTCATCTTCTCCTAATCCTCCTTCCTACAACCCTCTTCACCATATCTCATTCAAATCTATCCATCAAAGCTAGCCTAATGTACCCTTTCACATGCGCCCAGGACTCCATCCAAACATGCAATGCATCCCTATACCACATCTCAACAGGCCTCAAAATCGAAGAACTTGCCACTTTCTACAACACAAACACTTCCCAAATCACACCCATAAGCCATGCTACAAACCAAGACTACCTTATTTCAGTGCCATGCACGTGCCGCGACATGAACGGCACGTTCGGGTATTTCTACGATAGCACATATAATGTGAGCATGGGCGACACTTCAACGAATGTAATGGACAGGATTTATAATGGTCAAGCATGGAACGGTGGAGATGATGGGAAACTCCTTGTAGGGAATGTGGTCCCTATCCATCTCTTGTGTGGATGCTCGAATTCGCCGACGGTCGTGACGTACACCGTCCAAGAACAGGACACTTTGGCGGGGATCGCGGAATTGCTGTCTTCGAGCGTGGATGGGATTGAGAGCTTGAATGGGAGAATGACTCAAAATCCAGGATTTATTGATGTTGGATGGGTGTTGTTTGTGCCTATGGAGAAGGTTGGAGTGGTTACACCTAAAGAAg GCAAAAGGAGCAATACACCAATAATCATAGGTGTAGTTGCATCTGTATCAGTATTCCTCGTAGCCGCTGGAGTGGCGGTCGTGTGCTTCATCAGGAGAAACACGTCGCGCCAGACCGTCGTCCAAGATCCTAAAATCATGGGCAAAACCTTGAGTGCCAAAAACATGGTTTCCTTACATAACCAGTACCTTCAAAGAGAAAACATGAAAG ATGCGGCGGTTTTCGAGTCTGAAAGGCCTGTAACATTTAGTTTAGAGGAGGTTGAAGAAGCAACAGGAAATTTTGATGAGACGAGGAAGATCGGAGAGGGAGGTTACGGGAGCGTATATTTCGGCATCCTCGAGGCGCAG GAGCTTGCAATTAAGAAGATGAAGTCTAGTAAATCCAAGGAGTTTTTTGCAGAGCTGAAGGTGTTATGCAAAGTACATCACATAAATGTG GTTGAGCTGATCGGGTATGCTTGCGGAGAGGACCACTTATATCTGGTTTACGAGTTCGTTCGCAATGGTTCGCTCAATGACCATCTTCACGACCCATTACTCAAAG GCCATCAGCCACTTTCTTGGAATGCAAGAGCCCAGATAGCACTCGATGCTGCGAGGGGAATCGAATACATCCATGATCACACAAAGGCCCAGTACGTCCATCGCGATATAAAGACAAGCAACATCCTACTCGATGAGGGGCTCAGAGCTAAG GTTGGAGATTTCGGGCTGGCAAAGCTCGTAGAACGTAGCAGCGAAGAAGATTGCTTTGTGACGCATTTGGTCGGAACTCCTGGTTACCTTCCGCCCGA GTCGGTTCGTGAGCTACAGATGACGTCGAAAACCGATGTTTTTGCATTTGGGGTGGTGCTTGCAGAGCTGATAACTGGTCAGCGTGCTCTCATCCGAGACAACCGGGAGCCGAACAGGATGAAATCGCTAACTTCCATC GTCTATGAAATATTCCGAAAAGAAGAGCCGGAGAATGCACTTGAAGCTGTTATAGATGGGAATCTCAAGGACAGCTATCCAATAGAAGAAGTATACAAG ATGGCGGAAATCGCTGGATGGTGTTTGAACGAAGAACCGGTGAATCGACCGGAGATGCGGGATATCGTGGTCATGCTATCACAGATTATGGTGGCTTCTGTGGAGTGGGAGGCCTCACTTGGCGGCAAGAGTCAAGTCTTCAGTGGCATCCTTAATGGCAGATGA